The genomic window AACCAGTAGAATGAGAGTCGGTTTGTGCAGATGTTTGATTTCCTAACACATCAGGCAATAGACGAACAGTAGCATCGATCATGACCATTGCGCCTAGCTCGCCACCTGTCAGGACGTAATCACCTAGAGATACTTCATCCGTTACAAGTGAGCGGATGCGCTCATCATAGCCTTCGTAATGCCCACAAATAAAGATAAGGTGTTCTTCTTCAGAAAATTCTTCTGCCATTTTTTGGTTGAATGGTTTCCCTGCCGGATCAAGTAGAATCACCCGTTTTTTTGTTTCTGGATGTTTTTCCTCGATTGCTTTGATATTGTCATAGATCGGTTGGACTTTCAATAACATGCCTGCCCCACCACCATATGGATAATCATCAACCGTTTGATGTTTGTTATCCGAATACTCACGGAAATTTGATACATTGATTTCTAGCAATTCTTTTGCGACGGCTTTTCCAATGATCGATTCGCCCATCGGCCCTTCAAACATTCGTGGAAAAAGAGTCAATACGTCAATCTTCATCATCGATCAACCCTTCTAATAATGTCACACGGACCAAGCCATTTTCAACATCGACTTCTTGAACAACGGAATCGATATAAGGAATCAGTGCGTCTTTTTTCTTAGGTCGTTGGATGACCCAAACGTCATTTGCACCAGGCGATAAAATTTCTTTGATTTTTCCTAGTTCTTTTTCGTTTTCATCGATCACCTTTAGTCCAATGATTTCATGGTAATAATACTCATTTTCTGTCAGTTCAACCAAATCTTCCTTTGAGACACGTAAAATGCCATCGCGGTATTTTTCAACATCATTGATCGAAGGATGATTTTCAAAGCTGAGTAAATCAAAGTTTTTGTGTTTTCGATGGTTCTTGACCGTTAATTCTACGGGTGCTTTTCCTTCTTGGAAGAGTGTCAAGATTGATCCTTTTTTATAGCGTTCTTCAGGAAAATCTGTGGTTGAGATGACACGGACTTCGCCTTTGATTCCTTGGGTATTTACAATCTTGCCAACATTTAGATATTCAGTCAACTTTTGTCCTCATTTCTTTCATGATTCTTGTCACTCTGCTCATTCGTTCTTCTCTTACTTTCAGTTCCAGAGTGCATCTACAGTTTCCTGTTTATTTTAGCATGCGGCACTCGGCAATTCTAGTCTTCTTTTATTGTTGTTCCATCGAAACAGCCATTTTTAGTGCATTCATTGAATCTTGGTTCGTGATCGTATAAACAGTGGTTGGTTTTTGCCAAATGATCCGCGTGTTTTGACTCGTCCCGTCGGTCATATTGATCTCAATGGTTCCGACTTTTTCTGGGGCTGGTAATCGTGCAGATTCTAAGTAAGTCACGATCTGTTTAGCCAAAGGAACGGGATCTTGCCCTTCTATATTGCTGGCACGTATACGTAAACGCCAATTTCCTTCTTGCCATTCAAGAATCGAAGAACCAGCAGCGCCTTGTTGATAACCGACGATATTATAGCCGAGATCGACTTGTCTGCCACCAGTATCGATCGTAAATGGCTGGATGGTATTCAGTGTTTCTTGGGAAGACGCGAAGCCATCTTGATAAAGATAAGAGGCGATTGGTTCTGCTTGATTCAATGATGCGTCATTCAACGGTAGTGCTTGCTCTGATTGATAGTATAAAACAGAAAAACCTTGTTTTGTCATGGTTGCTGCAATGTTCAAATGAGCTGACGCAGTTGGGATATCCTGCGGCATTGGTGTATCAGGATGTTCTTTTTTTAATTGCTCGAAGGCAGTTTGAGTCGAATTTTCTTGTGTACTTGTACTCGTTTCAGCTGACGAATCATTTGTCTCATTACTACTTGTGGAAGATGAACTCATTTCTTCATTTGAAGTACTTGCTTCTTCCTTTGAAGTACTTGTTTCTGTCGTACGAACACTTTCATTTGTTGTTTCTTGGGTCGTTTCTCTTGGTGCTTGACAAGCACCTAGTAAAGCGACTGCAAACAAACTGACCAAACCTATTTTTTTCATTAGAAACACACTCCTCTCTTACTATTAAGGATACGCTTTGTACCTATTTTTGCCAAATAAGACCTCTAAGGAATATAAAAAAAAACTGTTTCGCAAAAACGAAACAGTTTATTCCTTATTGTCGATGATATTCAAACGCACTTTTTTCGGTGCGTTGATCCGTACTCCGTAAACGATTGTGCGGATTGCTTTTGCAACTCGCCCTTGTTTACCGATGATACGACCAATATCTTCGGGAGCCACCGTTAGATTATATTCGTAAAAATCTTGCGACTCAACGACTTCTAACTGGACCTGATCAGGATAAGTAACTAACGGACGAACGATTGTTAAGACTAATTCGCTTAAATCTTTCATATCCGGTCACCTTATTTCTTTGAGAATTTAGCTTCATGATGTTTTTTCATAACGCCTTCTTTTGAAAGGATGTTACGTACTGTATCTGAAGGTTGTGCACCTTTTGATAACCAGTCAAGTACTAAATCTTCTTTTAAAACTACTTCTGCAGGGTCTTTCAAAGGATTGTAAGTACCTACAGTTTCGATGAAACGTCCATCACGAGGAGAACGTGAATCAGCTACGACGATACGGTAAAAAGGACTCTTTTTAGAACCCATACGTTTTAAACGGATTTTAACTGCCATTATATATTTCCACCTCCATTGTTTTATTCACAAGATGTAGTGTACCAGTTTTTT from Enterococcus sp. DIV1094 includes these protein-coding regions:
- the trmD gene encoding tRNA (guanosine(37)-N1)-methyltransferase TrmD; the encoded protein is MKIDVLTLFPRMFEGPMGESIIGKAVAKELLEINVSNFREYSDNKHQTVDDYPYGGGAGMLLKVQPIYDNIKAIEEKHPETKKRVILLDPAGKPFNQKMAEEFSEEEHLIFICGHYEGYDERIRSLVTDEVSLGDYVLTGGELGAMVMIDATVRLLPDVLGNQTSAQTDSHSTGLLEHPQYTRPAEFKDMKVPEVLTNGNHKLIEEWQLKESLRRTYLRRPDMLEKLEMTPQMEKMLSEIKKEEA
- the rimM gene encoding ribosome maturation factor RimM (Essential for efficient processing of 16S rRNA), whose translation is MTEYLNVGKIVNTQGIKGEVRVISTTDFPEERYKKGSILTLFQEGKAPVELTVKNHRKHKNFDLLSFENHPSINDVEKYRDGILRVSKEDLVELTENEYYYHEIIGLKVIDENEKELGKIKEILSPGANDVWVIQRPKKKDALIPYIDSVVQEVDVENGLVRVTLLEGLIDDED
- a CDS encoding KH domain-containing protein, encoding MKDLSELVLTIVRPLVTYPDQVQLEVVESQDFYEYNLTVAPEDIGRIIGKQGRVAKAIRTIVYGVRINAPKKVRLNIIDNKE
- the rpsP gene encoding 30S ribosomal protein S16 produces the protein MAVKIRLKRMGSKKSPFYRIVVADSRSPRDGRFIETVGTYNPLKDPAEVVLKEDLVLDWLSKGAQPSDTVRNILSKEGVMKKHHEAKFSKK